The stretch of DNA ATGTTAAAAGCTATttaattttggaaatatttaacctttgtaatttatttcctatatgtatattatacacacacacacacacacacacacacatatatattcttTAAATGCACAATTCAGCTTGATCCTGaaggccagtgtcctgcagagtttagctccaacttgcctcaacacacctgcctgcatGCTTCAAGTATACATaaaaccttgattagctggttgaagtgtgtttaattagggttggagctaaactccacGACCGAGTCTGGTGAGCCCTGATCTAGACTGTAAAGCATACACAACTATTAGCCAATCACAGCATTGGGTTTACTTTTGAGTCTGCAATGGTGAGAAGAAGAGACTTTCTCACTgagaaaatcaaattaaatattaggAGGTCCTTggcataaaaatatttaaaaaccctTATTTTAAATTTCTGAGCATCATCCCTCACTTCTGCAGAAAACTAGTCTTTTTGAAACTGTTCATACTTTCATTAACCCGTTAAACTAACTTTTTGTTGCTGTCAGAAAGGTTACAGTGCATCTGAGAAATGAACATTAGACAACAGAAGACTGAGAAGTCACACACACTGAAAGTGTGTGGTGTGTGTAAAGGCTTTATCGGcagtgtaaatgtaaatcatgCAGTGTGGAGTAATGGTCCACTTGAGCACACAGCTCACACTTCTCTGGCATCAGATGAAGAACAATGTTGTTCGGACTGAGTCTCTCTCAAAGTTTCCGGATTCTCCAGATGGTTTTCTGTGCATTGGCTCTGATCATCCCGATGTTTCGTGGCCCCATGTCCAGTCCGTATGGGATCTGGTGTGAGTTTGTGTGGGTATTCGGACTCATtgtggctgtggtggtcttcgttATCGAGAAGTGCTTGGTGGATAAACTGATCGAGCTCCTTGTGCTGAAGCACTCTTGGAATGATCTCTCCTGCGGATTGAACCTCCAGTTGTCCCTCATGCTGTTGTCTGCGTGCCTCATCTACTGCACCGTGTTTGTGTGCACAACATGCATCGCAGACATTATCTGCGCCATCGCCTCCATCTTGGCGCTTGGTGTGTATGTGGTCGAAACCGTGATGTTAAAACGGAAGTGTCCTGCAGGTTATCTCTCCAGCCTACGAGGCATCCTGCGCTTCAGCCAGGCATTTGTAGCCTGCCTCATCTTTACCGCGGTATACAGCTACTTCAAAGGAGTTGAAAACCGGTTCCGGCCTGGCGGTTTGATCTGGTGCATTCTGGTCTACGTGGTGTGCTTCCCTCCAACCGTGGTGGTGATCCCGTCACACCTGCAGAAGTGTGTGGATCTGCTGCGATGCTGCGATCTCAATAAGTTGGAGCTGGTGCTTGACGCCGTTGCTGTTGCTCTTTACGTCTCTGCAGCCATCCTCTGGCCTGTGTTTggctataaaaattataaaagagACTCCAAAACCCACGATTATCGATTTCATGACCTTAATTTGGTCACAGTCCTGACGTATGTGAACTTGGGGCTTTACCTCACAGACCTCATTTGGACTTTGATTGTACTTTGTAAAAAAAGCTAGACGTACTGTAGAGTCATGAAGGTAAAGATGTGACCATGTCTTGAACTCTAATTGGGAACAAACCAATTTTTTCGGgaagggtttttatttatttaaaggttattgaataattcaaacaaataaaaacacaataaaaaaaaaaaagatttcatgcTCCTAACAGTTGAAAACTGTTTTTCGATGATAGTAATCTAAATGTAGTTATGTTTGAACTGTATCATTGTATGCTAAGTGCATCATCTGTATGCTATCTATAGTCTTTGGATTATCTTAAAATGACTTAAAGTTGATTTAGCAGTATATTTGCATGCTTTTTGAATAAACGCTATAGGACTTAAGGCACACTGAATTAATGAGCTAAACAAAAAAACGCAGCTGAAGAAATCAATTCATACACAGGCAGCAGGACATGTAAACAATATTACAGgcctattttaataaattaaaatcataGATCCCATATTTTTTTTCGTCATTAATTCTCATTAATTCTCAATTAATGTTcttggtgcccttgagcaaggcatcgaacccccaactgctccccgggcgccgcagaataaatggctgcccactgctccgggtgtgtgctcacagtgtgtgtgtgtgtgtgttcactgctctgtgtgtgtgcactttggatgggttaaacgcagagcacaaattccgagtatgggtcaccatacttggctgaatgtcacttcacttcaatacattttaatacttataaacactttataaacatataaacaataCTTTATAACTGTCCCTCAAACCCTGAAAATAAAGTTCATAACCAGTGAGAGCTCAATACAGGTCCTTATTGTTTATGAAGAAGGTAAATACTGCTCTGATTACTAAATCTTATGGAGGACATTGGAAGTATGCATATGAATATGCATGTATTTAAGACATATGTTTAGTGTTTATgtttagtatttagttatcattagTATTTTTGCCACAAACATGAACAGGTTGTGTAATGCTCAAAAACATGACACAAAACCATGCAATATCAAGATAACATTAAATACAGATTCATATGCAGTAAGACGATAAACACAGGTTTGCTTTATGTGTGCTGTGAACTATTTGAAAGCATGAAACATTTAGAAATCAAACACTCAATTT from Carassius carassius chromosome 35, fCarCar2.1, whole genome shotgun sequence encodes:
- the LOC132115815 gene encoding myeloid-associated differentiation marker-like protein 2, whose protein sequence is MLFGLSLSQSFRILQMVFCALALIIPMFRGPMSSPYGIWCEFVWVFGLIVAVVVFVIEKCLVDKLIELLVLKHSWNDLSCGLNLQLSLMLLSACLIYCTVFVCTTCIADIICAIASILALGVYVVETVMLKRKCPAGYLSSLRGILRFSQAFVACLIFTAVYSYFKGVENRFRPGGLIWCILVYVVCFPPTVVVIPSHLQKCVDLLRCCDLNKLELVLDAVAVALYVSAAILWPVFGYKNYKRDSKTHDYRFHDLNLVTVLTYVNLGLYLTDLIWTLIVLCKKS